Proteins found in one Dermacentor silvarum isolate Dsil-2018 chromosome 8, BIME_Dsil_1.4, whole genome shotgun sequence genomic segment:
- the LOC125947542 gene encoding uncharacterized protein LOC125947542 — protein sequence MCRKQLTLMAILVVTARALPIAGPKTDDIAPINIETAIQPEKTAINSGEKTPIISEKIPSTYTDSGAVVVDKDIGKDVEVEPKPYKTPEVDSVKTVGGAVVPDVKPVGVPVDDGVDSSFREISEGAPTKEKVEPEQAPTLSVGDIGTKDPIEGPNLHKVEGVLDTEGIGATVQDKVEGAKPYEAKTETTVVEEGVAVDDEITRDEKVPEGVEQYGSVLEFSKYDTNSDGVIDIDEWSIIHGGHEKITGQFHAADINGDKQLEHTEFRGASWYHDGDQSADIARDALMLAIAEQAATAGGEHNHAMGAAIMPSTEFRYIVDDAESSAQSVPVVPAEPVDVVVIPEKAAVPSANVDAAAVKADDVPTTAVTPKDVVNTVKPVATKQEKTEVPQVKEVVNDTQRTDKVESPDTTTPEAPAVVAEKKHGEVAPLI from the exons ATGTGCAGAAAACAGCTGACGTTAATGGCTATACTAGTGGTCACGGCCAGGGCGTTACCTATAGCTGGCCCTAAAACGGATGACATCGCGCCCATCAACATCGAAACCGCCATTCAGCCGGAGAAGACGGCCATCAATTCCGGAGAGAAGACGCCCATCATCTCTGAAAAAATACCATCCACCTACACCGACAGCGGAGCCGTCGTCGTCGATAAGGACATCGGAAAGGATGTGGAAGTTGAACCCAAGCCCTACAAGACACCCGAAGTGGATTCGGTAAAGACCGTGGGCGGAGCAGTGGTTCCCGACGTGAAGCCGGTAGGTGTCCCGGTCGACGACGGGGTCGACAGCTCCTTCCGCGAGATCAGTGAAGGAGCGCCCACGAAGGAGAAGGTAGAGCCCGAGCAGGCGCCGACTCTGTCAGTCGGAGACATCGGCACCAAGGACCCAATCGAGGGCCCCAACCTGCACAAGGTCGAAGGTGTGCTGGATACTGAAGGCATTGGCGCCACTGTCCAGGATAAGGTCGAAGGGGCCAAGCCGTACGAGGCCAAAACCGAAACCACCGTCGTGGAGGAAGGCGTTGCGGTAGACGACGAGATTACCAGGGACGAGAAGGTTCCGGAAGGCGTCGAGCAGTACGGCTCTGTGCTCGAGTTCAGCAAGTATGACACCAACAGCGATGGAGTCATCGACATCGATGAGTGGAGCATCATCCATGGCGGCCACGAGAAAATTACGGGCCAGTTTCACGCCGCTGACATCAATG GTGACAAGCAGCTGGAGCATACCGAGTTCCGAGGCGCTAGCTGGTACCACGATGGCGACCAGTCGGCCGACATTGCCAGAGACGCACTGATGCTCGCCATCGCCGAGCAGGCCGCCACAGCAGGCGGCGAGCACAACCACGCCATGGGCGCTGCAATAATGCCTTCCACCGAGTTCCGATACATCGTGGACGACGCCGAAAGCAGTGCGCAGAGCGTCCCAGTCGTTCCGGCGGAGCCTGTGGACGTCGTCGTGATTCCGGAGAAGGCGGCCGTGCCCAGTGCGAACGTAGACGCTGCCGCCGTGAAGGCCGACGATGTTCCGACTACGGCCGTTACTCCTAAGGATGTCGTTAACACTGTAAAGCCCGTCGCGACCAAGCAGGAAAAGACGGAAGTGCCTCAGGTTAAGGAGGTGGTCAACGATACCCAGCGAACGGACAAAGTGGAAAGCCCCGATACGACGACTCCGGAGGCTCCCGCTGTGGTCGCAGAAAAGAAGCACGGCGAGGTGGCACCGCTGATCTGA